GGCTGTGGGAGGTTTCGAGCGAACTGACCGGTGTGACGTACGATCTCCCCGAGCCAAAAGCTCCGTCGTCGTGAGCCGCTGACTCGAGACCGCTCGATGTAGTGTTCGCTCGGGCCCCGTCTCGCGTCGACCGTAACGCGAAAGGCGACGCAGCCGAACTGTCGAGTAATGAGCGACGACGACGGTATCCAGCGCGCGAGCGACATCGGCTCGTCGGACGCGCCACCGATCGAGGAGAAGCCCTACAAGATCATCTTCGAGGCCAACAAGTGCTTCGGCGCGGGCAAGTGCGCCGAGGTCAGCAGCAACTGGGAGATGTCCATCAAGTCCGGCATCGCCCAGCCGAACACGTACTTCTTCGACGAAGAGGATCTCGAGCACAACGTCCGCGCGGCGGAGGTCTGCCCGGCGAAGAAAGACGACGGCTGCATTCACGTCGTCGACCGCCGCACCGACGAGGAGATTGCGCCGGACCCCCACGGCGACGGGACGTTGAGCGTCGACTGGTAGGGCTCGCCTTCGGGTACCAACAGAGATGGGATCTCAACCGCGATCCGGTCGCTCGAGGGAATCGTGAAACTCGTTCGCGAAAGATAACTCGAAGCAACACCGAAACGCACATCCCACCACACGGTCAACGGTCGAGTGCCTTCTGTGCGAGGGTAGCCAAGCAGGCCAACGGCGGTGGGCTTAAGACCCGCTCCTGTAGAGGTCCGAGGGTTCAAATCCCTTCCCTCGCATGTCACCGCGAACACTCGTGAGCGGTGACTGCGAGCAGAGGGATTCGAATCAGGGAGTGGAGCGAGGCGAAACGACCGTGGTTCGAATCCCTTCCCTCGTTCACTTACACTCGTCGTGTCGAGTCGCTCATCCAACGCTGCGTTTCCGTCACCTACGACTCCGACCTCGAGTCCACGCCAATCCCCCTCGCAGCCGTCGCCTTGAACGATGCCGTGATCGATCGGCCGGTCTCGAGCCCCAGTCGCTCCGCGCTGGCTCGAGTGACGAGCGCCTGAAGTGTCGTCTCGTCCGCGAGTCGAACCGTCACCCGATCGATCGCGTCTCCCGGTTCGACCTCGACGACGGTCCCCGAAAACCGATTTCGAAGGCTGGTATCGTCGCCTCGAGGGGTCTCGGTGGGATCGGTCAGCACGACGGCGTCCGAGCGGACGCTGACCTGCACTTCGCCCGCGTCCTCGGGAACCAGCGCCAGTATCGAGCCGACGGCCGTCTCGACGGTCGCGAGTTCGCCCGTTCGGTCCCGGACGGTGCCCGAGATAACGGACTCCGTCACCCGGGCGACGCCGTCGAGTTCGGCGGCGTGTCGGTCAAACCGCTGGCAGAGGTCGCAAGCGGTGTCCGTCAGTTCGGTGCCGCCGCCGCCGCGGCCGCCGCGTTGCCGTTCGGTGAGTGGCCCGACGGCGTCTTCGATCTCGACGATCCGATTCTGCAGACGCGCGTACGACCGGCCCAGTTCGTCGGCCGCGCTGTGCATCGAGCCGTGGTCGTCGATCGCCTCGAGCATCTCGATATCGCGGCGGTCGATCGTCACGCCGTCGACCGCCAGCGTCGTGGTGTAGCCCTTTTCGATCGTCATCAGTAGATCAGCTCCCCGTCGATGAACTGTTGTGTTCGTTCGTCGGTCGGCTCCTCGAACACCGTTTCGGTTGGCCCGACCTCGATAATCTCGTCTTCGAGAAGCACCGCGACCCGATCCGCGATCCGTTCGGCCTGGTGCATGTCGTGGGTGGCGATCGCGACGCCGATGCCGCGGTCCCGCGCGTTGCGGATCGCCTCCTCGAGGACGGCCGTGTTTCGCGGGTCGAGATCCGACGTCGGCTCGTCGAGGAGGAGCGCGTCGGGTTCGTACGCGAGCGCCCGAGCGAACGCGACGCGTTGAGCTTCGCCGCCCGAGAGCGACGACGCGTCCTGATCGGCCTTGTCGGCCAATCCGACGGCGTCGAGCGCGTCGATCACTTCGATGGTGCCGTTTTCGGCCCCGACGAGACTCGCGAGTTCGTGTCGAATGCGGTCCGTCCACGACTGTCTGACCCGGAGCCCGTACTCGGCGTTACGAACGACGCTCGCGTCGAACAGGCTGGCCTCCTGGAAGACCATCCCGATCCGACGACGGTACTCGAGGCGCTCGCGGTCGCCGACCGCCCAGACGTCGGTTCCGTCGTACTCGATCGAGCCGTCGTCGGGCGCGTCGAACAGCGCGAGCAGCCGCAGCAGCGTCGACTTCCCGACGCCGGAGGGCCCGATGATGGCGACGACCTCACCGGGCGAGATCGACAGCGAGACAGCCTCGAAGACGGTTTCGTCGCCGTAGGCGTGATAAACGTCCGTCGCGCGTAGCGTCATCGGTACCGCCCTCCCCCGTCGTTTCCGAGCCGAACGACAATCGCGTTGACGGCCAGGACGAGGACGAGCAGGATCGCGCCGAGGAGCATCGCGGTCTCGAACCGGCCCTGTCGGGCCTCGAGCTGGATGGCCGTCGTGAGCGTCCGAGTGACCGACGTCCCGTCCGAACGGGCGATGTTACCGCCGACGATGAGAACGGAACCGACTTCGCTGATCGCGCGGCCAAAGCCCGCCAGCACGGCCGTCGCAATCCCGTAGCGCGCTTCTTTGATCGTGACGAACGCGACGTCCGTCCGCGTCCCGCCCATCGCGTACGCCGCGTCTCGAACGTTCTGCTCGACGCTGCTGACGGCGGCGAGACTGACGCCAGCGATGACGGGCGCTGCAAGCACGAACTGCGACATGATCATCGCTTCGGGGGTGAAAACGAGGTCGAACGAGCCGAGTGGCCCCTGATTCGAGACGGCAAAGAGGACGACGAGACCGACGACGACGCTGGGAAAGCCCATCCCGGTGTTGATAAGCGACGTGAGCAGCGTCTTCCCGCGAAACTCTGTGAAGCCGATGAGGAGGGCGACCGGGAGGCTGAACAGCGTGCTCAGCGCAACGGCAACGAGGCTGACGTACAGCGAGACCGCGATGATGCTTCGGATGTAGTGCCACTCGAAGGGAAAGTCGACGACCAGCGGCGCGACCGGGGTGAGTTCGAGTACCATCCAGAATCAGTCTCAGTCGTCGCCCGCGCCGTCCCAGCCCTCGGGGACGTACTGCTGGAAGTTCGGTTCCTCGGAGACGGCCTCCGGAAAGAACAGCTGTTCGCCCTCGACCGCGTACTCCTCGATCCGTTCGCGGCTCTCGAGTCCCGTGAGATACCCAATGTACGCCATCGCGAGGTCGTAGTTCACGGTGTCGTGGACGGCCGGATTGACGGCGACGATGCCGTACGGATTCGCGAGCAGGTCCGGCCCGTCTTCGATCGGGCCCTCGACGTGGATCTCGAGGCCGATATCCGACCGCATCGAGAGATACGTGCCGCGGTCGGCGAGCGTGTAGCCGCCACCCTGATTCGTCTGGGTGAGTATCTCGCCCATGCCGCCGCCCCCGTCCAGATACCACTCGCCGAATTCGCCGTCGCCGACGCCGGCGGCGTCCCAGATCTCGAGTTCTTTCGCGTGCGTTCCCGAGTTGTCCCCCCGTGAGACGAACGTCGACTCCGCGTCGGCGATCTCGGCGAACGCCGTTTCGACATCCGCGCTCCCCGAAATCCCCGCCGGATCGTCGGCGTCGCCGGCGACCACGAAGTCGTTGAACATGAGGTCTCGGCGATTGATGCCATAACCCGATTCCAGAAACTCGTCCTCGAGCGAGCGGGCGTGGACCATCACGACGTCCGAGTCGCCGCTGCGGGCAGTCTCGAGTGCGGCTCCAGTCCCC
Above is a window of Natronorubrum tibetense GA33 DNA encoding:
- a CDS encoding substrate-binding domain-containing protein, whose amino-acid sequence is MSIQRRQFVAAVGSAAVAGIAGCTAFRSREDGGITGETLRLTTTTSTYDTGLLDELNAPFEDRYGVTVEAIGQGTGAALETARSGDSDVVMVHARSLEDEFLESGYGINRRDLMFNDFVVAGDADDPAGISGSADVETAFAEIADAESTFVSRGDNSGTHAKELEIWDAAGVGDGEFGEWYLDGGGGMGEILTQTNQGGGYTLADRGTYLSMRSDIGLEIHVEGPIEDGPDLLANPYGIVAVNPAVHDTVNYDLAMAYIGYLTGLESRERIEEYAVEGEQLFFPEAVSEEPNFQQYVPEGWDGAGDD
- a CDS encoding TOBE domain-containing protein, which produces MTIEKGYTTTLAVDGVTIDRRDIEMLEAIDDHGSMHSAADELGRSYARLQNRIVEIEDAVGPLTERQRGGRGGGGTELTDTACDLCQRFDRHAAELDGVARVTESVISGTVRDRTGELATVETAVGSILALVPEDAGEVQVSVRSDAVVLTDPTETPRGDDTSLRNRFSGTVVEVEPGDAIDRVTVRLADETTLQALVTRASAERLGLETGRSITASFKATAARGIGVDSRSES
- a CDS encoding ABC transporter permease, whose product is MVLELTPVAPLVVDFPFEWHYIRSIIAVSLYVSLVAVALSTLFSLPVALLIGFTEFRGKTLLTSLINTGMGFPSVVVGLVVLFAVSNQGPLGSFDLVFTPEAMIMSQFVLAAPVIAGVSLAAVSSVEQNVRDAAYAMGGTRTDVAFVTIKEARYGIATAVLAGFGRAISEVGSVLIVGGNIARSDGTSVTRTLTTAIQLEARQGRFETAMLLGAILLVLVLAVNAIVVRLGNDGGGRYR
- a CDS encoding amino acid ABC transporter ATP-binding protein; protein product: MTLRATDVYHAYGDETVFEAVSLSISPGEVVAIIGPSGVGKSTLLRLLALFDAPDDGSIEYDGTDVWAVGDRERLEYRRRIGMVFQEASLFDASVVRNAEYGLRVRQSWTDRIRHELASLVGAENGTIEVIDALDAVGLADKADQDASSLSGGEAQRVAFARALAYEPDALLLDEPTSDLDPRNTAVLEEAIRNARDRGIGVAIATHDMHQAERIADRVAVLLEDEIIEVGPTETVFEEPTDERTQQFIDGELIY
- a CDS encoding ferredoxin, with the translated sequence MSDDDGIQRASDIGSSDAPPIEEKPYKIIFEANKCFGAGKCAEVSSNWEMSIKSGIAQPNTYFFDEEDLEHNVRAAEVCPAKKDDGCIHVVDRRTDEEIAPDPHGDGTLSVDW